ATCTGATGCCAGATCTCACCGCGTCCAGCAGTTGTCCCTGGTGTATCCCTGTGTTTCCACATCACCTGATctccacacacacctgctcaccTGCTTCTCATTCCCTCACGAGTCTTTACACCAGCCGTCCAGCACCGACTCCTCGCCAGCTCGTCTATTGTGTCCCTGTAGCCTCAGTGTTCCAGCTGTCGTACACACACTTTCCCTATTCACGTCTCCAGCCTGGGTTTTGTGTCCCTGCTCCCATTTTGGATTTCTTTGCCTTTGTTTTCCCGCAAAAGAATCGAGCTCAATTGACCCTCTCCTGCTTTTCAGTCCAAACAAACCAGAGCCGCTACGTTCCTCGGTCACAAGTGGCGGCAGAATCAACAGCGGCGACGAACAATGGTTCTGTCCGTCAGCCGCTGTTGACGCGTGAGGTTTGCGAATCCGAGAAGCTgtgacaggaggagaaagaagacgCTCGATGTCTGAAGAGGAGAGTGTGATGGAGAGAATCTGAAGGTGTCTGCTGGGGCCCCCCGAGCTGAGAGGGGCCCCCGAGAACGACTGATTACATTAAGGCTCGTTTATGCTGAGTCCAGAGTTTCTGATAAAGCGTTGTGAGGTTGTGATAATGTTCCTCTTAAGACGGTTCTTCTCTCCTGGACTTCTGTTCTGGAAGTTACTCCAGAACCTTCCCAGAATTACATGCATGTAGAAGCTGTACGCGTCTATAACATGTGATCTCTCATCGTATCTGTGAGCAGGTACAGATTTCACTGTcggtgtttctctctctctcttacagaCTCGTTTGCTCTGGATGCTAAATATGCGAAGATGACAGTGGGGATCGTCTTCTCCTTCGTGGGCTTCAGTGCAGCTGCAGGTGGAGCAGTTTACTTCTGGTGGAGACGGAGGTTTGTGAAAGAAACCAGACTGCGAACAAACGGTGTGAGTGAAGTTGTTGTCAATGAAACTTTCTTCTTCTCGTTTCAGGTTTGACTTCAGTCGAGTTGACAGTCAAGGATCTTCATCAACgtgatgatgaaataaaaactctaTCAGTCAGAgttagaattgattttaagattttactgatCCCCTTCACATCATTGATCCAGGTCCAACCATGTGAAGCGCTAACTCATTCTCAAACTTCACCTTCTTATTATCAGTAACACAATAAAACGAACCAGCTTCACTTTCTCAGCAGAAAACTCTTAACCATGTTAAAAACCACTTCGTCCttcagttttctgtgtttgactcGTACGTCAGGAGATAAACGGCCCCGTGAGAAGGTGACATGCTGTTACATCATGTGCTTTTAtaatcagacaaaaaaaaaagaatccttcTCTTAAAACTCAACATTCTGGCTGATGACATGTTGTATATATTAAAAAAGCGCACAACCCACACCAGCTTAACCTGCCGCCACTGCGGCAAACGCAAAAATAAACCACAGGTTTGAATAGTtctgtgcattttatttattcacacagCTGCTaaataagataaagaaaaagttttcccacagagaagacgtttttctacattttcaccattttcccaggCGATAATTCCTGGATCTAGAAATGGGCATCtcaagggaactgatatctgtgtgtgtgtgtgtgtgtgaaagttctaggctgttgggcctcggtgcaGATAAGTGCTCACGGAGTGATGTTCCAGTGTTGCTGTTGGACAATAACGATCCCTGAAACGTTGATTTCCAGTGACACCATTGATTCTCAGCTCTCTGGACATGCACACATGTTGAATTCACATCAGATCCACTTCACCAAAAACTTTAGAGAAATAAGCATCATGTGGAATCTGGCGTCAGACAAACCTTCTCGTTCTCCGACAGCAGCTGGTGATTCCCACGCCGCTCTGCGTCTCTGTAAATGATTCACGGGTGGTCTGTTCCGTGACCAACACGTGAACTATATAAGAGCTTTTCGAGGCTGAACCCCCTCCGGTACTCGTTAGCTGGCATTTCACGGCGAAACACCCACTCACTGCTGTCGACATGGCGAGTCTGCTCACCGCCGTGGCCATGCTGGCCGCGCTGTCCGTGGGGTTGTGTGAGGAGAAGAACTTTCTGCAGAGGGCCGGCGTGGCCTTCAACGACAGAGAGTTCAAATCTCTGCTCACTGTGACGAACGGAGAGCAGTTCGGAAACTGGACGTGGCCCGAGATGTGTCCCGACAAGTTCTTTGCTGTTGGCTTCAGTATCAGGGTAAAGACACCGATTTCAccgattatttttttatctcactaCTGAGGCAAATTAAAATATCTTTCCTCGCTAAGTTCAGTGGCTGAAAAACTGAAGGCCTGTATCACACGGACATTCCGCTTGTCCATAATTCCTGTTTCGACATTTTGAATGACttttacaaaaatgtatttatttgacaAAATCTGCCCTTTTTGAAGTTTTGATCGTGTTCATgaacttttgtgtttttcataattTTCAGCCTTGAGCCAGTCGtgacttttgtgtttttctcagccTGAAGAAAAATCTGAGTTTTCCTCACGTTGTTTCAAtaaaagtggtttcataaggggactgttaaaAAATGCCAAATCtcaaattcctggatctgaaAACTTTACCCTGGTgatataaaacttcaaaatgaATTCCCCTCACAATCAGCAGTTGGTCAAATACTCTTCacctcaagttttttttaaactttcaatcATTTCACATGATTTTTCATCACCAACGTGATTTACCGACTATTTTACCTTTTTCAAACttaatatttcctgttttattttgacatttcttcCCTTGTGAGGCTGGTTGTTTCACTTCCTGGGACGTACAGTTTGGTGAAAGGACGTTTGGCaagaagaacattttaaaactctTGAAGTCACATTAAGTAGTGGAATTGTTTCTTCCTCTCAAACCGGCTGTGAAGAGACACTTTACTTTCTATGATCCCAACATATGATGGCACAGAAATCAGTGTGAGATCAgcaaaaagctaaataaatgaaataaggTAAAACAGTTTTATTGTCCTCCAGCTCAGACGAACATTCAAACTGGGAAACAAAGCGACAGAAATAAACTCGGTTGATCTGATAAACGCAGACTGACAGAATTTACTTCTTGTTTTATCAGATACTAATCTTACGTCACATTTGCTTGTTGCCGACGCACAAATGACACGAAGACAAACTGGTTTAATCAGATCTGCTGCTGGGAACTGTTCTGTGTTTCCTCAGGTGGAGTCCAACCAGTACGCCTCAGACGACACGGCCATGAACGGCGTCCGCCTCATCTGCGGGAAAGACGGGAGCCGGAGCTTCCTGTACTCTGTGGAGTCTCACACTGGCTAGTGGGTGTTCTGCAGTGATAATCTTTTATAATCAGCTTCTACATGAATATATGAACGAATACAACCAGTCAAAGCACGTACATTTAAGCACGTACATTAATTATCactttaattactttaaaataCAACTGTGACAGTGATGACAGCTGGAATTTAGCATCAGGACATTTACTTACCGGGAGAAATTCTTAATTTCTTTGAGAGTCACTGAGATGGTTTTTATCAATgtctttaaatattcatcagttTGTTGCAGTGGTCTGATTGTTTGACCGTCTGTCTCAGTGGAACCCACCTGTCTGTCCCGTAAAGGTTAAATaagaaaactttttaaaaaggggTTTTGGAAGCAGCAGGAAGCTGGAGACAGTTTCATCATCatggaaataaaatcattgtttCTTCTAGAGTTCATCGAGTTTAGGTTTCAGATGTTGAAATGTCTTGACTTCCCGTTTCCAAACCAAACCTTGACTCTTATTCACGTTTTATTCACTCTGCTGTATTTCCTGCTCTCTTCTGCAGCTTCGGTGACTGGTCTCACCCTCAGTACTGCCCCAGTGGCGTGCTCAGCTCCTTCCAGCTCCGCGTGGAGCCCCATCGGGGCCTGTTCGGTGACGACACGGCCGTCAACAACATCAAGTTCCGCTGCAGCAGCAACCCCACGCTGGAGGGCACCGGCACGGACTGGGGGGAGTACGGACACTGGAGCGGGGAGTGTGGCGACGGAGGAATCTGCGGCATCGAGACCAAGATGGAGGAATACCAGTACGGCCTGGACGACTCCAGCCTCAACGACGTGCGCTTCCATTGCTGTGCCAGAACCCAGCAGGTACGATGGAGGGTTGAATAATCAGAATTAAAGCTGAGAGACTCAAACGATATGTTTTCgtatgtttgatttttttttttacacaaaaattaCTCAATTTATTTCATAATCTCTTGTGGAACTCATTCAGTTTTGGACTCAGGGCTCAGCTCCAGTAGTTCCATTCTCAGAGAATAATCCGTCAATCTTGATGACCAATAATCAGGCACGTGTTGGGAGCTAACGTGTGCAAAGTGGTgaagatccaaattaaaatctagTAACttatctagtgaatttaaaagtggtttcataaaaaatgcaaaatctcacaacgttaaagaaagtgaaataaagaaattcctggatctgaaAACTTTACCCTGGTgatataaaacttcaaaatgaATTCCCCTCACAATCAGCAGTTGGTCAAATACTTTTCACCTCAAGTTTTATTAACTTTCAATCATTTTCTGActattttaccttttttaaacttaatatttcctgttttattttgacatttctcccCTTGTGAGGCTGGttgttttcacttcctgtctgtgtccatTTATAAATTACTACGACTTGTAAACTTTGTGACATTAATCAACTGTAATTGTGTTTATTCATCATAATCCTGAGacacttttatttaaagtttctgAATTTgtgctttctgttttttatcgACAGTGATTGACAGACGAGAAGCTTCCCCTCCCCCGTCACCCTGAATTAAAACATGGGAAATAATAAAGTGCACGTTTCACCAGAACTTCAATTAcgtttcatttccttttttttttaaaaacacaaacactgagatcaGAGTTCAACAAATAACTGACGGTCATTCGTGTTTAACTTTCAAGAGAAAGTTTCAAGTGTCGGCTtcagcagcaaaacaacaaaaagacgAAGGAGCCATTTTTACACCATGTCGTCGCCTCCTCACCTCGTCAGCACGAGAGCGCCgtgtttccacttcctgtctgatgAACCAATGAGCTCACGGTAAAGTCGCATTAAGCTCGAGACGCTGACACGGGCGTTTCCCAGAATTCCTGCTGGAACTGAGGTAATTAAGAAATGACGAGAGGGGGGTATTAATTAATTCACAGTTTAAGGCCTGACAAAGTTTGATAAGACACTGATTGGCACACACAGAGGTAATTGTGTTAATTAATCGGTGAGCAGTTAATCTGCCAGCGGAGTGTGTGCGGCGGGTCGACGTGATGTTATCAAACTCTGCCTTAATGGTTTTCAGATGATTTTGCAAGTCGAGGCAAAGCGATTagagtctgacacacacagccGCAGAGTTTCTCTCCGCTCCGGTAATAAATACACTCAGCTGACCTCTTATCTGGGCTCAGAGTGTTTTTACTGGGGTTTGAAGCTCAAGTGCACTTGTTGGTTCTGCTTGGATTACAGATACGCTCATatcagcaggaggaggatttAACGAGGAGGACGGCTGAGTGACGACAGAGagcacacattaaaaaataaaactctatCTATATTTGTTTTGGgaaagagaatgaatgaatcattttCAAACGCACTCATCCGGTTCAAACATGAACTCTTAAGTTATAGATTATATCTAAAAAATATCTTGCAGAAATGTCAGAATCTTTACAAAATGCATAGAAAACAATGTACAGGTCATATAAAAGCAAaactaaatgaaattaaaagacaataaagTCATTTTTCACCTTTATTTTAATGACAGTGGACAACAAGAGTGAAATGTGGAGACAGAATGGAGGAAGACAAGGCAGCAAAGGGCCATGGTGGAATCAAACCTGTGGTCGCTGTCGGGAAAATATTGTTTCCTTATAATCTTGACCTTGATTTAACAAGTAAAATTGGATTTAACCTGTGTCTGGAGAGATCTAACTATCTACACGTGTTCCTAAACTGTATCTGTAATATTTACAGTCTGGGAGATCGGATCCACTTCAGACATACAGATGTGAATTCTGTAAAATATATGTCAGAGTATCAGATCACTTTAATCATAAACCGTGTAGATCTAGTAAAATAGCATCAACACATTTCCAGCAGCTACATGTGtattatcatcatttttatattattatctgTAGTCAGGTTAACTTTAGTTGTTAACCTGATCTCTGGGACAGTGAGAAGATCTCGGCTCCAGCAGCTCAAGCAGTTCATGTCCACACAAGAATAAAAGATGTGGAACACAACCAGGAGTCTGTCGTGCAGGATTTTAAAGGTCATCAataacatataaaaaaaaaacaggctaaAACTCACTTACTATGATTAGTTGCGCTCGTGATCCATCGCTTCTGATCTAATTCTAATCGTCTACGAATCATTTCAGTTCTACGACCGTCAGGAACAAGATGAGTCCCTGTTCATTTCCCTGCGCATGAAGCCTCAcggccactagatggcagtgcTGTTACAAGCGGAGCTGACCATCATCTCTGCGAAACCTGTGACACATGGATGTATAGAATAATGATTTCATGGAGGCAATGAATTCTACATCAATCAGTCCAGCGATGTTGAACATCTGGCACGACCACGAGAAACGGCCCTTGGGCACGAAGGCCCCGAGATCTGCACTGCGACTCAATCTGGACAGTGTAACACGTCCTGTTCTGCAATTATGAAAACAGAGTGAGTTCATTATTCAGAACACGCTGCCGTCACCGAGTTGTTGTGCAGAAATTAGGTTTGCCATGGTGGATCCTCGGGGATTCAACGCCCCGGGTCATACGTTTAATTTCCAAACCACAGGCTCGATGTGTTTCTGACCAGCTTAGCGGCTCGCCGGGCCCCACTCCGCCTGAAGAGCCATTAAGGCCTCCTGTAGAGAACAGAATGGATGTGGTGTTCGTGGTCTCGCCCTCCTCTTAATGACCCCGCGCTCCCCTGGGCTCTGAGCTCATGACTTATAGATCACACCAGCTGCGTTGGCTCAACTGTAAATATAGTTCAGCTCATAAACGCCGTGGGGTTATTGTGTTCCTGTGAAATATCTGAGGGACAGTTTTGGGCTTGAACGGCTTTGTTTTGAGGTGAGGCCGAAACGAATGGTGTTGTTGtggtaataacaataaaatTGATCCACGGTTGGCACGGTAATGAAGGTAATAACCAGATGGAGCCGattcttaaaaaagaaaatcgtTTCTCTGGGAGAAAACAGGGACTTTGGTCTGTGAGCCTCATCgcaggtttctctctgtgttgtcattgtgcTCAGTGGACTGAAGTTCTCATTTCATCTTTCAGTTCGTTTATATAAAAGCAGCGTAGATATAAACTAGTTCTGGTTGGAGAACGACTGCCTGGACTTCCTGTGGTAACCAAGGTTACAAGTAACACTGAACTTGTTCTGGAGACGTTTTTCTGACATAACAAATAAATGGATTCCTGATTATACATGAGATCAACTCAGGGTCGTGAATAATTTGAACCTGTTGTgtcattaaaaatattatatgtgtttgtgtaaatgtatttgaagGTGTAGGAATATTTTGTATATGTGTAAAAAGGTTGTAGGGGTATAAATATCCTCTAGGCTACATGTTCAGAAATATTTTGAAGATATAGAAATGTTtcatacaaataaatgttttgcaaGAGGAAATACTTTGTCTTTATCTTAAAAAAAGGATTAGTAGGTTTTTTAGCTGTATAAATATTttgtatatgtgtataaatgttgtaGGTGTATACAAATTTTCTAGGctatatgtaaaaaaataagttgAAGTTGGAGAAATATGTGAATTATTTTGAAGCTGTAGAAATTTTTcatacacaagaaaaaaattgtgttaccaaggaaatattttttaaattttcaaaaaaaggttttgttggtttttgtaggtgtagaaatattttatacatctgtaaaaaacattttacgtGTTGGAAATGACTTATTCTGGACATGAGTAACAAAGTTTTTTAGCTGTAGAAATATTTTGTATACGTGTAAAAAAGTTGTACATGTGTGAAATGACTTGTAACTGTGGAAATACTTTGGTGAtgtttaataaagtttttagctgtagaaatatttttgtaaaaaaaattttaaaagttGTAGATGCATAAATATTTTCAAGgctacatgtaaaaaaaatatgttgaagTTGTAGAAATATTTTCTCTATGTGTGAATTTTTTTGAAGCTGTAAAAATATTTCATacatacaagaaaaaaaacgtgTAACTGAGgaaatattttgttcattttcaaaaaaaagGTTCTGTAGGTTTTTTTAGCTTTAGAAATATTTTATACATctgtaaaaaagtttttacGTGTTGGAAATATTTTGGGACACATTTCGACATGAGTAACAAAGTTTTTTAGCTGTAGAAATATTTTGTCTATGTGTAAAAAATTGAGGGgcgaaaataaaaaaatatcatgaatagttgtaaaaatattttgtacATGTGTGAATTATTTTGAAGCTGTAGAAATATTTcatacacaagaaaaaaattgtgtcaccaaggaaatattttttaaattttcaaaaaaaggttttgttggtttttataGGTGTAGAAATATTTTATACATCTGTAAAAAACTTTTTACATGTTGGAAATGACTTATTTTGGACATGAGTAACAAAGTTTTTTAGCTGTAGAAATATTTTGTATACGTGTAAAAAAGTTGTAGATGCATAAATATTTTCAAGgctacatgtaaaaaaaaatatgttgaagTTGTAGAAATATTTTCTCTATGTGTGAATTTTTATGAAGCTGTAAAAATATTTCATacatacaagaaaaaaaagtgtaactgaggaaatatttatttatatattcattttcaaaaaaagtTGTGTAGCTTTAGAAATATTTTATACATCTGTAAAAAACTTTTTACATGTTGGAAATTACTTGTACGTGTAGAAATATTTTGGACATCagtaataaagttttttatcCATATGTTTACGAATGTTAACTTATCAATATAATGAACGTTAGGAGACGTCACCATCTTTAAATGAGGAGTTTAACCCACGTCTCTTAATGGTCCGTAACGAGAGGAGTTACTTCACTCAGTAAAAAGTATTTCAGTGAACATCTGAGTATAATAATACTTTTATTAAGACAGAcctaataataaaatgtgaactCAACCTTTGACAGGTTCATGAGTCAAATCTGGAGCTGAAGGATTAATCCTGAGAAATGCTCGAACATCTTatctcaagttatttttaaaccGCGACTGCTTCAACCAAACCGAAACTGAGTTTTCCTTTGACACAAAAGAAGCGAGGACGCGTgtacacattaaatataaatcattttataatataCAAATTGTACAGATGTCATGAACAGTAGGAATGTGGACATATACTCAGGATTGCAAGGGATAAAGAATACTTTTCTTTCACTGCTCTGCAAGTGACAACAGCACACGATCAAAGTTACTCAACATTCAAGATGGCAGCTGAGGTGATCagagaccaaaacaaaacaaaaaaaaaactaagagtACATTTTCCAGAGGCTGTGAGCTAAAGTGACAACACGGAAAAAAAAGACCCCATTTTATCATGATCTGTTATTTTTACTCTGCCGGTTTCACGTCATAGTAGCACACAGGAAATGAACCACTAcgcttatttttttttttacagcatcacCATGAACGATTGCACCAAAGCCACGACTGAGGCTCAGAGACAATTATGCTGATATAACACAGGAGACCGTATATTATCTATTTTTAACACCAGAGGGCTGTGAACGTATATCCGAGTCGTACACCGGACAAAGATCTCCCTGTTTTCACGGACGGATGAGTTAACATGGTTCAGCATCATTTAAGTGATGAAGTTTCAGAtcctgtctgtttctcttttttccccctgtaaTAATatgaagtgagaaaaaaaaaacacaattaccCACAGTCCCCAGCGTGTACCCATGTCAGGGGTCGGACTGCACCGCAACCACTCAGCCCTAATCAGGGAGAGTTAGTGGCCTGAAGGTCGCGGCCTCAGGTCGGACGGACGTGTGCGTGACCGGTTGCTACTTTTGTCCAGGTCGCGATCATCCATGTTTGCGGATGTTCGACCGGAATGTACCGGgggtggaaaagaaaaataaaccagtCATTTCACATGACATCACTTTGCCACTCTACAGATTTTCCAAACTCTTGCTCCGAGCTTTTCTAAAAGGTCAAAGTGGAaaatctctgtgttttcaggcgCCTGAGGGGAATAAATGTCACAGtttcagataaaaaaacaaataataataaaagga
This region of Paralichthys olivaceus isolate ysfri-2021 chromosome 13, ASM2471397v2, whole genome shotgun sequence genomic DNA includes:
- the LOC109643537 gene encoding vitelline membrane outer layer protein 1 homolog codes for the protein MASLLTAVAMLAALSVGLCEEKNFLQRAGVAFNDREFKSLLTVTNGEQFGNWTWPEMCPDKFFAVGFSIRVESNQYASDDTAMNGVRLICGKDGSRSFLYSVESHTGYFGDWSHPQYCPSGVLSSFQLRVEPHRGLFGDDTAVNNIKFRCSSNPTLEGTGTDWGEYGHWSGECGDGGICGIETKMEEYQYGLDDSSLNDVRFHCCARTQQ